The genomic segment GGAATTACCGATGAGGATAGACCCCTCTGTCGTACGGTCAATCGTCGCAAGGACGTTGAGCAATGTTGTCTTTCCTGCTCCCGAAGAACCCATAATGCCGACAAATTCACCTTCATGGACACGAAGTTCGATGCCTTTTAGTACTTGTTGGACATTGCTGCGTGATCCATAGGACTTTCGAATATTCTGCGCATGCAGAACTGTTTTTTTTGTTGTATGTGTTTCATTCATATGAAATGGCCTCCCTGTTTGCTATGTCCCTATCTTATCCCGCTTAGTGCATTGGGTCGTTTGATTTGCATGACAAACAGGTCGTCCAACGTTACATAAACGTCACGTTAGTACGGAGTCGAATTCATTCTCAGTCATGAATGTCAGTCGCATTGTCGTTCCTTGCCCCGCTTCGGATTGTGCAGTAAGTGTGATGCCAATCTTGATAGCAACGGTTTGTGCGAGGTAAAGTCCTAGACCTGTTGCTGCATTATGTAGTCTTCCTGTACCGCCAGTGAATCCTTTATCGAATAACCGAGGCAAGTCATGCGATGGAATACCAGGTCCTTCGTCTCTTATAGTTAGAACCACATTGCCACTTTCTACAACGTTTGTTGTGATCCAAATTGTTCCGCCTGACGGACTATACTTCACTGCATTCGTCAACACTTGACGGATTATGAACCGACACCATTTACTATCCGTTACAACTTCAATCGCTTCATCTTCAAATTCGATAGCCATATTTTTTTGCCTGCACCACGATGCAAGCTCGCGCACTTCCGCAGCTACAAGCTGGTGGATGCCGCTTTTCCCGACAACATAATCCGATTCCAAAGAAGGCAAACGGGAAATGTATAACTGCTGGTCGATGAGCAAATGAACACGTAGCCACTCCGTTTCGATTTTCTGCAATGCAGGTTCACTTCGATTGGCTTCAATCACCAATTTCATGGCAGTCAGCGGTGCTTTCACTTCATGTACCCAAGCTGCCGTATAATCACTTTCAATCACGTTAGTTGCTTTTAAATCGTACAATCTTTTCGTATAATCATCCGCAACTTGCCG from the Sporosarcina psychrophila genome contains:
- a CDS encoding sensor histidine kinase, giving the protein MFISYLMDMKSWILFFIAALGFADIVIWLDAGIDAAFSSVLYFNVLLLSVFFTFFIWRYFKEMKFMKALIPPNGIIEEDWQEALPEPLSIRDTITNKMLRQVADDYTKRLYDLKATNVIESDYTAAWVHEVKAPLTAMKLVIEANRSEPALQKIETEWLRVHLLIDQQLYISRLPSLESDYVVGKSGIHQLVAAEVRELASWCRQKNMAIEFEDEAIEVVTDSKWCRFIIRQVLTNAVKYSPSGGTIWITTNVVESGNVVLTIRDEGPGIPSHDLPRLFDKGFTGGTGRLHNAATGLGLYLAQTVAIKIGITLTAQSEAGQGTTMRLTFMTENEFDSVLT